One genomic region from Pseudoduganella lutea encodes:
- the gpmA gene encoding 2,3-diphosphoglycerate-dependent phosphoglycerate mutase — MYKIVFMRHGESTWNLENRFTGWTDVDLTEKGVKEAKAAGEVLKNEGYTFDLCYTSVLKRAIRTLWLTLDEMDLMYLPVKNDWRLNERHYGALQGLDKGETAAKFGDKQVLVWRRSYDIPPPALEEGDDRASFNDPRYAGLAKEQIPLTECLKDTVARVLPAWNEEIAPAIKAGRKILISAHGNSLRALIKMLDNISDEEIVGLNIPNGQPLVYELDADLKPIRHYYLGDPAAIAAAQAAVANQGKAK; from the coding sequence ATGTATAAAATTGTTTTCATGCGTCATGGCGAGTCCACGTGGAATCTCGAGAACCGTTTCACCGGCTGGACCGACGTGGACCTGACCGAAAAAGGCGTGAAGGAAGCGAAGGCCGCCGGCGAAGTACTGAAGAACGAAGGCTATACGTTCGACCTGTGCTACACCTCCGTGCTGAAGCGCGCCATCCGCACGCTGTGGCTGACGCTCGATGAAATGGACCTGATGTACCTGCCGGTCAAGAACGACTGGCGCCTGAACGAGCGCCACTACGGCGCCCTGCAGGGACTGGACAAGGGTGAAACGGCCGCCAAGTTCGGCGACAAGCAGGTATTGGTCTGGCGCCGCAGCTATGACATTCCGCCACCCGCGCTGGAAGAGGGCGACGACCGCGCATCCTTCAACGATCCGCGCTATGCCGGCCTGGCAAAGGAACAGATCCCGCTGACCGAATGCCTGAAGGACACGGTGGCGCGCGTGTTGCCGGCCTGGAACGAGGAAATCGCTCCCGCCATCAAGGCTGGCCGCAAGATCCTGATCTCGGCCCATGGCAACAGCCTGCGCGCGCTGATCAAGATGCTGGACAATATCAGCGACGAGGAAATCGTTGGCCTGAACATCCCGAACGGCCAGCCGCTTGTGTATGAACTGGATGCCGACCTGAAGCCGATCCGCCACTACTACCTGGGCGACCCCGCCGCGATCGCCGCCGCGCAGGCAGCCGTGGCCAACCAGGGCAAGGCCAAGTAA
- a CDS encoding rhodanese-like domain-containing protein: protein MKFILDHIFLVGIAVLSGGALLWPALTQRGKKASPQQVTLLINRSKATIVDVRDAAAFGAGHLPDARNIPLGELAKRSGELEKFKNRTAVVVCQKGTRASGAAKILEKAGFADVVVLDGGIEAWKTQGLPITK, encoded by the coding sequence GTGAAATTCATCCTCGACCATATCTTTCTCGTTGGCATTGCCGTGTTGTCGGGTGGCGCCTTGCTGTGGCCAGCGCTGACGCAACGGGGCAAAAAAGCGAGCCCGCAACAGGTTACGCTGTTGATAAACCGGTCCAAGGCCACCATTGTGGACGTACGCGATGCCGCGGCCTTCGGCGCGGGCCACCTGCCGGATGCACGGAATATTCCGCTGGGCGAACTGGCCAAGCGCAGTGGCGAGCTGGAAAAATTCAAGAACAGGACGGCCGTGGTCGTCTGCCAAAAAGGGACGCGGGCCAGTGGTGCCGCAAAGATTCTGGAAAAGGCGGGGTTCGCCGATGTGGTCGTCCTGGACGGCGGCATCGAAGCGTGGAAAACCCAGGGTTTGCCAATCACCAAATAA
- the grxC gene encoding glutaredoxin 3, with translation MTAQVTMYTTAICPYCIRAERLLESKGIKNIDKIRVDLDPAQRQVMMQKTGRRTVPQIYVGDTHVGGFDDLYALDQAGRLDPLLNG, from the coding sequence ATGACCGCTCAAGTAACCATGTACACCACCGCCATCTGCCCTTATTGCATTCGCGCCGAGCGGCTGCTGGAAAGCAAGGGCATCAAGAATATCGACAAGATCCGTGTCGACCTCGATCCGGCCCAGCGCCAGGTGATGATGCAGAAAACCGGGCGGCGCACGGTGCCGCAGATTTATGTCGGCGACACCCACGTTGGCGGCTTCGACGATCTGTATGCGCTGGACCAGGCCGGCCGCCTGGATCCGCTACTGAATGGCTAG
- the secB gene encoding protein-export chaperone SecB has translation MSDENLQPVFQIQRVYLKDMSLEQPNSPGIFLEQQAPSIEVALDVGAVPLQEGIFESTVTITVTAKVADKVAFLVEGKQAGIFEARNIPAEQLDPLLGIGCPNIVYPYLRANIADLITRAGFPPVHLAEINFEVFYQQRLQAIAEQQAKAGEGTNTVQ, from the coding sequence ATGTCTGACGAAAACCTGCAACCCGTATTCCAAATCCAACGCGTCTACCTGAAAGACATGTCGCTGGAACAGCCGAATTCCCCAGGCATCTTCCTGGAACAGCAAGCCCCGTCGATCGAAGTGGCCCTGGATGTCGGCGCCGTACCCCTGCAGGAAGGCATCTTCGAATCCACGGTGACGATCACCGTGACCGCCAAGGTGGCCGACAAGGTGGCGTTCCTGGTAGAAGGCAAGCAGGCAGGCATTTTCGAAGCACGCAATATCCCGGCCGAACAGCTCGATCCGCTGCTGGGCATCGGCTGCCCGAACATCGTGTACCCGTATCTGCGCGCCAACATCGCCGACCTGATCACCCGCGCCGGCTTCCCGCCAGTGCACCTGGCCGAGATCAACTTCGAAGTGTTCTACCAGCAGCGCCTGCAGGCAATCGCCGAACAGCAAGCCAAGGCTGGCGAAGGCACGAACACCGTTCAGTAA
- a CDS encoding SH3 domain-containing protein, producing MSITRLIIGSAWLLASAASWAADFKSVGAAPAVLYDAPSTKGVKLFIVPRGAPLEIVLTYGDWVKVRDVSGELAWTPARGLSSRRNVIVRAPNVKVRTAEDDASAVVFTADKGVLLELGEPGANGWVKVRHRDGPAGYVRSSDIWGN from the coding sequence ATGAGTATTACGCGCTTGATAATTGGTTCCGCCTGGTTGCTGGCGAGCGCCGCCAGCTGGGCTGCCGATTTCAAGTCGGTTGGCGCGGCGCCCGCCGTGCTGTACGACGCGCCTTCCACGAAGGGCGTCAAGCTGTTCATCGTGCCGCGCGGCGCGCCGCTGGAAATCGTGCTTACCTACGGCGACTGGGTCAAGGTGCGCGACGTTTCCGGCGAGCTGGCCTGGACGCCGGCGCGCGGCCTTTCTTCCCGCCGCAATGTCATCGTGCGCGCGCCGAACGTGAAAGTGCGCACAGCCGAGGACGATGCGTCGGCCGTGGTCTTCACGGCCGACAAGGGCGTGCTGCTGGAGCTGGGAGAACCCGGCGCGAACGGCTGGGTCAAGGTCCGCCATCGCGACGGCCCAGCGGGCTACGTGCGCAGTAGCGATATCTGGGGTAACTGA
- a CDS encoding NAD(P)H-dependent glycerol-3-phosphate dehydrogenase, translating to MQENQPSRRRITVLGAGAWGTAVAIAVAARHDVVLWGRNADAMAQIATARDNTHYLPGFPFPPALRVTADFDEAVAHTMRDAGGHDGLLIAATPVAGLRPLLHSLKGRPIPNLVWLCKGFEYETGLLPHQIFRDVLGDAVPGGALSGPSFAQEVARGLPCALTIASTSAALRDCVVAAVHGGTMRVYSSDDLIGVEVGGAVKNVMAIATGCADGMGLGLNARAALITRGLAEVTRLGTTLGGNIETFMGLTGMGDLILTCTGDLSRNRRVGLGLAQGKALDTIVAELGHVAEGVPCAKAVRELAARLGVDMPLTNGVASMLFDGVKPDVLVARMLARDPRDETLTPASK from the coding sequence ATGCAAGAGAATCAACCGAGCCGGCGCCGTATCACTGTACTGGGCGCCGGGGCCTGGGGCACGGCCGTCGCCATCGCGGTGGCCGCGCGCCATGACGTGGTGCTGTGGGGCCGCAATGCCGACGCCATGGCGCAGATCGCCACGGCCCGCGACAACACCCACTACCTGCCCGGCTTTCCTTTCCCACCCGCGCTGCGCGTAACGGCCGATTTCGACGAGGCAGTGGCCCACACCATGCGCGATGCCGGTGGCCATGATGGCCTGCTGATCGCGGCCACGCCCGTGGCCGGCCTGCGGCCGCTGCTGCACAGCCTGAAGGGCCGGCCCATCCCGAACCTGGTCTGGCTGTGCAAGGGCTTCGAATATGAAACGGGGCTGCTCCCGCATCAGATTTTCCGCGATGTCCTGGGCGACGCCGTTCCCGGCGGCGCCTTGTCCGGCCCCTCGTTCGCGCAGGAAGTGGCGCGCGGCCTGCCGTGCGCGTTGACCATTGCCTCCACGTCCGCCGCGCTGCGCGACTGCGTGGTGGCCGCGGTGCATGGCGGCACGATGCGGGTGTATTCCAGTGACGACCTGATCGGCGTGGAAGTCGGCGGCGCCGTGAAGAACGTGATGGCGATCGCCACCGGCTGCGCCGATGGCATGGGCCTGGGCCTGAACGCCCGCGCCGCCCTGATCACGCGTGGCCTGGCCGAAGTGACCCGCCTGGGCACGACACTGGGCGGCAATATCGAAACGTTCATGGGCCTGACCGGCATGGGCGACCTGATCCTCACGTGCACGGGCGACCTGTCGCGTAACCGCCGCGTGGGCCTGGGCCTGGCGCAAGGCAAGGCACTGGACACGATCGTGGCCGAGCTGGGCCACGTGGCCGAAGGCGTGCCATGCGCCAAGGCCGTGCGCGAACTCGCGGCCCGGCTGGGCGTCGACATGCCGCTCACGAACGGCGTGGCATCGATGCTGTTCGATGGCGTGAAGCCGGACGTGCTGGTGGCCCGGATGCTGGCACGCGATCCCCGCGATGAGACACTCACGCCCGCTTCCAAGTAA
- a CDS encoding GtrA family protein, whose protein sequence is MPTRFSTTRANFSARSLFAFLCVGGASTAAHYLVMLLLMRAGLPAVSASGIGFVLSALLNYLLNEQVTFHSHEQRRVTAPRFAVAAASGLLLNHLLLTALLRAGLPTLPAQLLTTMGVIVWNYCIHGAWTFRRNRN, encoded by the coding sequence ATGCCCACGCGATTCTCCACCACACGTGCCAATTTCTCGGCACGCAGCCTGTTTGCCTTCCTGTGCGTCGGCGGCGCGTCCACGGCCGCGCACTACCTGGTGATGCTGCTGCTGATGCGCGCCGGCCTGCCGGCCGTTAGCGCTTCGGGCATCGGCTTCGTGCTCAGCGCGTTGCTGAACTACCTGCTGAACGAGCAAGTCACCTTTCACAGCCATGAACAGCGCCGTGTGACCGCGCCGCGTTTCGCGGTCGCCGCCGCCAGCGGCCTGCTGCTGAACCACCTGCTGCTGACCGCGCTGTTGCGCGCGGGGCTGCCCACGCTACCTGCCCAACTGCTCACCACCATGGGAGTCATCGTATGGAACTATTGCATCCATGGCGCCTGGACTTTTCGACGCAACCGGAACTGA